In Carya illinoinensis cultivar Pawnee chromosome 16, C.illinoinensisPawnee_v1, whole genome shotgun sequence, a single window of DNA contains:
- the LOC122298982 gene encoding uncharacterized protein LOC122298982: MALVQRYGKPYIFLTMTCNPNWKEISTQLLPHEETQNRPDLIARIFRAKLEDLKYELFKREIFGKIAAYVYVIEHQKRGLPHAHFLIILRQDWKLYALESFDEIVSAELPDKDNNLHLYTAVVKHMMHGPCGVLNPTNVCMKKNGCCKNNYPKQFVSNTVVGNDCFPIYKRCNNGRTAKIRGHDLDNRWVVPYNPYLLAMFDCHINVEICSTIKAVKYLYKYIYKGHDRVAFNLVSEQSTQQIDEIERFQSARWITPPEAMWRIFGFIINEVHPAVYSLHLHLENQHQVTFRAHENLTNVINSDFSAKSMLTEFFATNQVDQNARKLLYKEFPEFYVWSQQYKMWTIRKKQVVIGRIVTANPFEGERYYLRMLLNHIRGPLSFDHLKTVNGILAPTFCEAATMYGLLQRDDSLEECLYEASLYQMPFSLRRLFATILVYCNPTNPRDLWERFEQDMSADFQLVESSSSTVRTETLRSISTIFESMGRNINSFHLIDQNIDFDQDEFLFREIDDELAVPIPEEDLHASTLLNCEQQNAYNSILQKVLSNEPTMFFIDGPGGTGKTFLYKALLATTRTKQLIALATASSGVAASILPGGRTAHSRFKIPLDTNKNLTCSVSKQSGLARLLQKVKLIIWDEAPMSRKESIEALDKMLKDINDSELSFGGKVIVFGGDFRQILPVVPKGTRQQQIDASLVSSYLWPKLTKILLTENMRARLDPDFSKYILDLGNG; this comes from the coding sequence ATGGCTTTAGTTCAACGATATGGcaaaccatatatttttttgacaatGACATGCAATCCAAATTGGAAAGAGATCTCAACTCAATTGTTACCACATGAGGAAACCCAAAATCGACCTGACTTAATTGCTCGAATTTTTAGAGCAAAATTAGAGGATCTGAAGTATGAATTATTCAAACGagaaatatttggaaaaatcgcagcatatgtttatgttattgagCACCAAAAAAGAGGACTTCCACATGCCCATTTCCTAATTATATTGCGTCAAGATTGGAAATTATACGCACTAGAATCTTTTGATGAGATAGTATCTGCTGAATTACCTGACAAAGACAACAACTTACATCTCTATACAGCTGTTGTTAAGCATATGATGCATGGCCCATGTGGAGTTCTAAATCCAAcaaatgtatgcatgaaaaaaaatggttgttgcaAAAATAATTACCCAAAACAGTTTGTCTCAAACACTGTTGTTGGAAATGATTGCTTCCCAATATACAAACGCTGCAACAATGGAAGAACAGCCAAAATCAGAGGACATGATTTAGATAATCGTTGGGTTGTTCCATATAACCCTTATTTACTTGCAATGTTTGACTGCCATATTAATGTTGAGATATGTTCTACAATAAAAGCTGTCAAGTATCTTTACAAATACATTTATAAAGGCCATGATCGTGTTGCCTTCAATCTGGTTTCTGAACAAAGCACTCAACAGATTGATGAAATTGAAAGATTTCAATCAGCTCGATGGATTACTCCACCAGAGGCTATGTGGAGAATATTTGGCTTTATTATCAATGAGGTTCATCCAGCAGTCTATAGCTTACATTTACATCTTGAAAATCAGCACCAGGTTACTTTCCGTGCACATGAAAACTTAACAAATGTGATAAACTCTGACTTTTCAGCAAAGTCAATGCTGACTGAATTTTTCGCAACAAATCAAGTTGATCAGAATGCCAGAAAATTGTTGTATAAAGAATTTcctgaattttatgtttggagcCAACAATACAAAATGTGGACTATTCGAAAAAAACAGGTTGTGATAGGTCGAATTGTTACAGCAAATCCTTTTGAAGGAGAAAGGTATTATCTGCGGATGTTATTAAATCATATAAGAGGTCCTTTATCATTTGATCATCTCAAAACTGTCAATGGTATCTTGGCCCCCACATTTTGTGAAGCTGCAACTATGTATGGTTTATTACAGAGAGATGACAGTTTAGAAGAATGCTTATACGAAGCCTCTCTTTACCAAATGCCTTTCAGTTTAAGAAgactatttgcaacaattttggtTTACTGTAATCCTACAAATCCAAGAGATCTCTGGGAACGCTTTGAACAAGATATGTCTGCTGATTTTCAATTAGTTGAAAGTTCTTCATCAACTGTTAGAACTGAAACTTTACGCTCCATCTCCACAATATTTGAATCAATGGGTAGAAACATCAATTCGTTCCATCTTATAGACCAAAACATTGATTTTGATCAAGATGAGTTTTTGTTTAgagaaattgatgatgaattaGCTGTTCCAATTCCAGAAGAAGATCTTCATGCATCAACACTGCTTAATTGCGAACAACAAAATGCTTATAATTCTATCTTACAAAAAGTTTTGTCAAATGAACCTACGATGTTCTTTATTGATGGTCCTGGTGGTACAGGAAAAACATTTTTATACAAAGCACTCCTTGCTACAACAAGAACAAAGCAATTAATTGCTCTTGCAACTGCTTCATCTGGTGTAGCTGCATCAATCTTACCTGGAGGTCGAACTGCACATTCACGATTCAAAATTCCACTAGATACCAACAAAAATCTCACATGCAGTGTCAGTAAACAAAGTGGACTTGCAAGATTACTACAAAAAGTAAAGTTAATCATATGGGATGAAGCTCCTATGTCAAGAAAAGAATCTATAGAAGCATTGGATAAAATGCTAAAGGATATTAATGATTCAGAATTATCTTTTGGTGGAAAAGTTATTGTATTTGGTGGAGACTTTCGTCAGATTCTACCTGTGGTCCCAAAAGGAACAAGACAACAACAGATTGATGCCAGCTTAGTTTCTTCCTACCTATGGCCAAAATTGACAAAAATTCTTTTAACTGAAAATATGCGTGCAAGATTAGATCCAGACTTCTCAAAATACATATTGGATTTAGGGAATGGGTAA
- the LOC122298981 gene encoding uncharacterized protein LOC122298981, protein MLIPYENDATSLDHLVDTVFHNIFDYSTNISSMMNRAILTLKNSYVDEINTLLIQRFPGELKQYYSFDETIDASEQAVMEDFLHTLTPNGLPPHELLLKQNCPIMLLRNINPSEGLCNGTRLICRNFDRNVIHAEIAVGHHSGKKVFIPRIPFFPNPDENSGFPFKRTQFPVKLSFAMSINKSQ, encoded by the coding sequence ATGTtaattccatatgaaaatgatgcTACTTCTTTGGATCATTTGGTGGATActgtttttcataatatttttgattATTCAACAAATATTTCAAGCATGATGAATCGAGCTATATTGACACTAAAAAATAGttatgttgatgaaataaaCACTTTGTTGATTCAGAGATTTCCTGGAGAGTTAAAACAGTATTACAGTTTTGATGAAACAATCGACGCATCTGAACAGGCAGTCATGGAAGATTTCTTACATACTTTAACACCAAATGGACTTCCTCCACATGAATTATTGTTGAAACAAAACTGTCCAATCATGTTATTGAGAAACATCAATCCTTCAGAAGGACTATGCAATGGAACACGACTAATCTGTCGCAATTTTGATCGTAACGTTATTCATGCAGAAATTGCAGTTGGTCATCACAGTGGCAAAAAGGTTTTTATTCCGAGAATTCCATTTTTCCCAAATCCTGATGAAAACAGTGGTTTCCCATTCAAACGAACTCAATTCCCTGTTAAACTAAGCTTTGCAATGAGTATAAACAAGTCACAATGA